The Candidatus Trichorickettsia mobilis genome includes the window CTCGGGTTTTTAGTATCTCTTTTTTTCGGAGTACTGCCCTTGCCGATATTAAAGCCGCCGATAGAAATCGGTAGCAAGCATGACCAACAGACATCCGTTATAGGATTAACGAATCTCCCTTGGCAAGTGCTAGCGTAACTTGACATAGGTGCTAAAATAATCATAATTAGCACGATGATGATTTTCCTATGATTCATCCGACCTTTGGCGAAGTGTCTTGCAGGATCGTCGCCAAAGGTAGAATCATTTGTATTATCGTTCATTTTCCTCTTTTTTTATCCTATGTTGAGAATCCTCTTTAAAACTAACTGCGAGCCAAATATTCTTGAGTAATAACAAAAAACAGAACATACTAATCGGTACTAACCACATCTCGCCGAGCAAAGCAGTCGATACGCTTTTGCTCGCACTTAAAGTAAAAACTACTAAAATTGCACTAAGTACGCCTAATTTTGCTAAATGTTTATAATGGCTACCGTCAATAGTTAGTCCGAGCGATATCGATATTAAACTTAAGTACATTATGTAATTGCCGCTTAAGACAAGCGGATCAAAATTAGTGTTGTAATACTGAAACACGCAAGCAAACATCCACCATAAAGCGGTTATGATTACCAAACTAAAATTATATTTAGTTACTAATACTTTACCGATTAGATCTACAATTTTATGTTCCGTAGAATTTGTATTATTTTTCATAACTTTCTTATAAATAGTTGCTTTTTTTATTTTTTATTTACTTCAATATTAAGCTCCGTAACCTTTAAATATTTGCCGTCTTGCTCGACTATCGCAGGCACGTGTGCAATATTGAATCTGCCCGTTAACTCGCCGAATTGGTCAAAATATATAAGATTTCCGACTTCTCTCTCTAATTCAAGAGGTCTACCCCCCGTTAAGATTATTTTAGTATCCGAGGATGCGCTGATATGAGCGGCATTATCCGTATTTTGAATACTCAAGTTTTGCCGTAGTTTATCTTCGTTTTTATCAAACGTTTCATCGGTTTTTAGATAATTATCTTTTGCCCAAGCTATTTGAGCCGAGTCCCGCCCGTCGATGAACACCATCCTGCCGCCCCACTCCATATGATCTAAGGGATTTACTTTTGTCCCCGCAGGGTATAATAATTTACCGCAAGGTAAGAATACGTCTTCGTCTAAAACGTAACTCGGATCAAAACTATGACTAACCGTTCTTGTCGCTCTAGTAATACCGAGAACGGGTGTCGGCTCTTCTACTTTTTTTCGTGCTAGATCTTTCATTTTTTGCTCATGATCTGCTAGATTTACGCCCTTTAATTTACGCTGCATCATGGCAACAAAACCTTCTTCCTTGATCTCGAAAGTAGCCCCCTGCTTGCCGAAATCCTTGGCAAGCACCGCGCTGCTTAAACTAAAAAATACTGCCGACATCAGAAATTTATTAAGCACTTTCATTTACCGATTCTCTTTTAATAGGTTCAATTAAATAATGCTTGATAATCAGTCCGTATATTACGCAAATATTAGTAATTAAAACGACCGCTATAACGTCTAAACAGAGCATTAAGGTAATAATATTTATTATAATTAAACCTGCACTCCACATGCCTGCTCTTCTAATTAAACCGAGGCAACATAAAATCAAACTACCCAAAATTGCGGTTATTGAAATACTCATCGTCGATACTATAAGAACAATGAATTGAAAATTTTGCTTTATACCTTTTTGCGGGGTTTGCCGAATTATTTCCAAAATCATATGCTTAAAATTTAATGCCTCTACGATAGAAGGTGA containing:
- a CDS encoding conjugal transfer protein TraW, whose translation is MKVLNKFLMSAVFFSLSSAVLAKDFGKQGATFEIKEEGFVAMMQRKLKGVNLADHEQKMKDLARKKVEEPTPVLGITRATRTVSHSFDPSYVLDEDVFLPCGKLLYPAGTKVNPLDHMEWGGRMVFIDGRDSAQIAWAKDNYLKTDETFDKNEDKLRQNLSIQNTDNAAHISASSDTKIILTGGRPLELEREVGNLIYFDQFGELTGRFNIAHVPAIVEQDGKYLKVTELNIEVNKK